The nucleotide window tgatatcttccaGCGAACGAAAGATCGTAAGCAAGCTGCTGCCTTCTAGACCTGAACTTTTTGCCGCTGAATGACATCTTTAGCGTGCCAAACGGTAGTTTTCAACAGTCAACAGATCAATCTCGATAAACAGTATTGACTGAAATGAGGGCCGTCCGAACTTTTAAATCTTGACGTCACGTATGAcacaaaataataaaaaagaatataagAGCATAAAATGATGAGACAGTAGAAGCAAGTGAAAGTAGGGAGGCTGGTTATAGATACATATTTGTGTGGTCAGGAGTAATGCCGGATGTTCAGCGTGAAAGCTCATTTATCACCAATTATTTATCGGATTACATTTTCACTTATTTTGACATTGACAATAATACAGCTTTATTGATTTTAAGATTCGACGAGCCATCAAATGTCGATTCAAATCTCAGTAATTTGACTTCctcaatattttcaaaattcctAAATACTACAAGAACCGGTTCTGCTCATAAGCATTCCGGTATTTCGGTTCAGACATTTCTTTCTACCATACTTGTGTCAACAGCGTATTTTGGGTGCCAAGtattattgttttcttctttgagaCTAAAATTCACCAATGTGTACCAGGCTAGATCTAGGTCAGACACAATGGGCACTCGCCATTTAGCAGAGAGCCGTAAGCAGGAAGGTCAACGAAATAGGAGAATGCTGTGGAAATTCTTTAAAACTGGTTTCGGGTGGATATATCCTGTTTTGGTAAGACCAACAGAAGACTATTATGAAAGAGTCGGTCTAGACGcctatttctttttgagaTTCGTACGTGTCCTCTCCATCCTTTTCCTGCTACTCTCTATCATTCATATTCCTATACTTATACCGATTCATTACTTTTCTAACCATTTCGAAAATGTTAATGAGGTCAGTGGTACATTAAGATGGCTAGACAGAATCAATATATCCACCGTTGTACGAAgcaaatccaaaaaattgattttccATTTAATTTTAAGTCTTTCCGTGGTTGCATGGTATCATCTTATGCTGATTTCTGAGTTAAAGCATGTTCGTGCAATCTCAGTTGGTTCTAAGAAAGCAAAAACTCAGACTTTGATctatcttgaaaatattccTGAAGGACTCAGGGGTGACAAAAGCAAGATTGTGGAGTATTTTAATCTCCTATTTCCAGAAACGGCTATAGAGGCCCGATTTCTTCCTAAACACTGTAAAGAACTTAAAAAGCAGTACAATgtcttgaagaaaatccaGCGGAAGATGGAAATAGTCGCTGTTCAAATAGTTTTGGATAAGTTCTTCACAAAGTTGAGTAAAAAAGTGACGCAAAACAATGGAACAGAATTATCGTGGAAGACAAAGATTCATGTCACAATAAGGGCTACTTTTTTCCACTTGAAAACTTGTCAACgttatttcaaatttaaaacaaaattgaaatggaAGTCACAAAAATGTGTTGGAAACCGCCTATTACCTTTCGTTAAGATACAATTAGATTCTTTCACAAGAGAGCGCTATGAATGCTTTGGAATGACCGCTAAACAGTATAggatgaaatcaaaaatttggagaACAAAATGCACAACAATCAAGAAATGGAGTAACTTAGATTACTTCTTTGCGCATAAAAATCCGAAAACGCAGGTCTATTATGATAAAGCATTTATACGATTCAAATCTGCAAATATAGCACAAG belongs to Zygotorulaspora mrakii chromosome 1, complete sequence and includes:
- the SPO75 gene encoding Spo75p (similar to Saccharomyces cerevisiae SPO75 (YLL005C); ancestral locus Anc_5.211); its protein translation is MPDVQRESSFITNYLSDYIFTYFDIDNNTALLILRFDEPSNVDSNLSNLTSSIFSKFLNTTRTGSAHKHSGISVQTFLSTILVSTAYFGCQVLLFSSLRLKFTNVYQARSRSDTMGTRHLAESRKQEGQRNRRMLWKFFKTGFGWIYPVLVRPTEDYYERVGLDAYFFLRFVRVLSILFLLLSIIHIPILIPIHYFSNHFENVNEVSGTLRWLDRINISTVVRSKSKKLIFHLILSLSVVAWYHLMLISELKHVRAISVGSKKAKTQTLIYLENIPEGLRGDKSKIVEYFNLLFPETAIEARFLPKHCKELKKQYNVLKKIQRKMEIVAVQIVLDKFFTKLSKKVTQNNGTELSWKTKIHVTIRATFFHLKTCQRYFKFKTKLKWKSQKCVGNRLLPFVKIQLDSFTRERYECFGMTAKQYRMKSKIWRTKCTTIKKWSNLDYFFAHKNPKTQVYYDKAFIRFKSANIAQAVGQLLLYSNTHHFDNVLIVPDVSDIIWRNMVISNSVIKFLRAALANILSVFIIVGYIIPVAFVALMSQIPYFTSLVPLLSKMTTESKLLNDVMAGIIPVITLVWLTEFAPYIFRCFSYLRCKRTGAEIEIDTQRWFFAFLFVHVFLVVTISSGVSFLIERIVNNPVTIPTLLAHDLPKSSNFFCSFIVMRCLAYAGGNFLQLKELLFEIFYYRLTTYSPRTRIYRMKYIPSFQWGSIYPIFSVLGSIGIIYSIISPIILPLCCIGFYLVFFSFKYICEFQYNGSNISETYGRLYPHALMQLYSGIYFMEFCMIGLFALSSSLMLCSCMVIGLLMTIVAHYKFSESYLKKLHKFSILDYWKDLLSESEYHNDCEISIPFADGKLDTVINLPQDNEEIAKKEHSYIEQNYGVECCLDKFSLTDSGEMTCNYL